The following are encoded together in the Alphaproteobacteria bacterium genome:
- a CDS encoding transglutaminase family protein, whose product MSEARTQTLDRLRALCARDSPLDIAEAALLLSVARQPGLDPDPYRQHLAAMVAEVADLVRRRRPAMEAMRQILAVGYGYRGDRETYDDLQNADLARVIDRRKGLPVALSVIWMHVARAQGWRATGLSFPGHFLLRIDGGGGAEIVDPFDQGASRTPPQLRSLLKATAGRDAELTPDHVADVDDRDVLLRLENNSKGRLLRAADIAGALAVMERMTAIAPDRAELWYEMGAIAERAESVGAAIRAYDRFLALTDKPHADPERAALRERARRQASDHLRELRRRLN is encoded by the coding sequence ATGAGCGAAGCCCGCACGCAGACGCTCGATCGCTTGCGCGCGCTGTGCGCCCGGGATTCTCCCCTGGACATCGCCGAGGCCGCCCTGCTGCTGTCGGTGGCGCGCCAGCCCGGTCTCGATCCCGATCCCTATCGCCAGCATCTCGCGGCGATGGTCGCCGAGGTCGCCGATCTCGTGCGCCGCCGTCGCCCGGCGATGGAGGCGATGCGCCAGATCCTCGCCGTCGGCTACGGCTACCGCGGCGATCGCGAGACCTACGACGATCTGCAGAACGCCGACCTGGCGCGCGTCATCGACCGGCGCAAGGGGCTGCCGGTGGCGCTGAGCGTGATCTGGATGCATGTCGCGCGCGCCCAGGGCTGGCGCGCCACCGGCCTGTCCTTCCCCGGCCATTTCCTGCTGCGCATCGATGGCGGCGGCGGCGCCGAGATCGTCGATCCATTCGACCAGGGCGCCTCGCGCACGCCGCCGCAGCTGCGCAGCCTGCTGAAGGCCACGGCCGGACGCGATGCCGAGCTGACGCCCGATCACGTCGCCGATGTCGACGACCGAGACGTGCTGCTGCGGCTGGAGAACAACAGCAAGGGCCGCCTGCTGCGCGCCGCCGACATCGCCGGCGCGCTGGCGGTGATGGAGCGCATGACCGCGATCGCGCCCGATCGCGCCGAGCTCTGGTACGAGATGGGCGCCATCGCCGAGCGGGCCGAGAGCGTCGGTGCGGCGATCCGCGCCTACGACCGTTTCCTCGCGCTCACCGACAAGCCGCACGCCGATCCCGAGCGCGCCGCCCTGCGCGAGCGGGCGCGCCGACAGGCCAGCGATCACTTGCGGGAACTGCGCCGGCGCCTTAACTGA
- the gshB gene encoding glutathione synthase: protein MALRVAFQMDHVSSVDIDGDSTFVLALEAQKRGHAVYHYTPADLFFLDGKVKARAQAMSVRREKGNHHTLGPHEIVDLATFDVVWLRQDPPFDMAYITTTHLLERIHPATLVVNDPREVRNAPEKLFVTTFEGVMPPTLISSDMAQIRGFRDVHKDIIIKPLYGNGGAGVFRVRPDDENLASLLEMFTRMSREPIIAQRYVPEVRKGDKRIILIDGEAVGVINRVPAEGEARSNMHVGGTATKSTMSARDRQICETIGPALRERGMVFVGIDVIGDFLTEINVTSPTGLQQINRFDGVCLEARIWDAVEARRRGG, encoded by the coding sequence ATGGCTCTGCGTGTCGCGTTCCAGATGGACCACGTGTCGAGCGTCGACATCGACGGCGATTCGACTTTCGTGCTGGCGCTGGAAGCGCAGAAACGCGGCCACGCCGTCTATCACTACACGCCGGCCGACCTGTTCTTCCTCGACGGCAAGGTCAAGGCGCGTGCGCAGGCCATGTCGGTGCGCCGCGAGAAGGGCAATCACCACACGCTGGGACCACACGAGATCGTCGATCTCGCGACCTTCGACGTCGTCTGGCTGCGCCAGGATCCGCCCTTCGACATGGCCTATATCACCACCACGCATCTGCTGGAGCGCATCCATCCCGCGACCCTGGTGGTCAACGATCCGCGCGAGGTGCGCAACGCACCGGAGAAGCTCTTCGTCACGACGTTCGAAGGCGTTATGCCGCCGACGCTGATCTCCAGCGACATGGCGCAGATCCGCGGCTTCCGCGACGTGCACAAGGACATCATCATCAAGCCGCTCTACGGCAACGGCGGCGCCGGCGTGTTCCGCGTCCGGCCGGACGACGAGAACCTCGCCTCGCTGCTCGAGATGTTCACAAGGATGTCGCGCGAGCCGATCATCGCGCAGCGCTACGTGCCGGAAGTGCGCAAGGGCGACAAGCGCATCATCCTGATCGACGGCGAGGCGGTGGGCGTGATCAACCGCGTGCCGGCCGAAGGCGAGGCGCGATCCAACATGCATGTCGGCGGCACCGCCACCAAGTCGACCATGTCGGCGCGCGACCGACAGATCTGCGAGACAATCGGCCCCGCCCTGCGCGAGCGCGGCATGGTGTTCGTCGGCATCGACGTGATCGGCGACTTCCTGACCGAGATCAACGTCACCTCGCCGACCGGCCTGCAGCAGATCAACCGCTTCGACGGGGTCTGCCTGGAGGCGAGGATCTGGGACGCGGTCGAGGCAAGGCGGCGCGGCGGCTGA
- a CDS encoding ankyrin repeat domain-containing protein: MRRKNGTARRGLLGAVIGGLGLIATARAQGLFDKQIIHNVARGEVEAVRRDLLKGENPNQADERRTPLLVTAVSRGHLAIVDLLLKAGAVVDIVDADQRTALMWAAERDDIDAAQLLLARKPRVNLQDRQGVTALIAAARRGSAEIVRALLAHKADPNIADFTGRTALAYAVRNNRHAIASLLRAAGGRE, encoded by the coding sequence ATGAGAAGGAAGAATGGGACCGCCCGGCGGGGCCTGTTGGGCGCGGTGATCGGTGGGCTGGGACTGATCGCGACCGCACGAGCCCAAGGCCTGTTCGACAAGCAGATCATCCACAATGTCGCGCGCGGCGAGGTCGAGGCGGTGCGGCGCGACCTGCTCAAGGGCGAGAACCCCAACCAGGCGGACGAGCGGCGCACGCCGCTGCTGGTCACCGCGGTGTCCAGGGGCCATCTCGCGATCGTCGACTTGCTGCTGAAGGCCGGCGCCGTGGTCGACATCGTCGACGCCGATCAGCGTACCGCCTTGATGTGGGCGGCCGAGCGTGACGACATCGACGCCGCCCAGCTGCTGCTGGCCCGCAAACCGCGCGTCAACCTGCAGGACCGCCAGGGCGTCACGGCGCTGATCGCCGCCGCGCGGCGCGGCTCGGCCGAGATCGTGCGTGCGTTGCTGGCGCACAAGGCGGATCCGAACATCGCCGATTTCACAGGCCGCACGGCCCTGGCGTACGCGGTGCGCAACAACCGCCACGCCATCGCCTCGCTGCTGCGCGCCGCCGGTGGCAGGGAGTGA
- a CDS encoding cupin domain-containing protein, translated as MTVIKTPYGPLVVEPVDEGWGSIEWLIGERVHPGVRHSVARILVRPGAESPRERHAQATETAILLSGEITCVIDGRPVELWPGDVALIPAGAHHYLRNESREPATVLLSFSAGAAAG; from the coding sequence ATGACCGTGATAAAGACCCCTTATGGTCCTCTCGTCGTCGAGCCGGTCGACGAGGGTTGGGGCTCGATTGAATGGCTGATAGGCGAGCGCGTGCATCCCGGCGTGCGCCACAGCGTAGCGCGCATCCTGGTGCGGCCGGGCGCCGAGTCGCCGCGCGAGCGGCATGCCCAGGCGACCGAGACGGCAATATTGCTTTCAGGCGAGATCACCTGTGTCATCGACGGCAGGCCGGTTGAGCTGTGGCCGGGCGATGTGGCGCTGATCCCGGCCGGCGCGCACCACTACCTGCGAAACGAATCGCGCGAGCCGGCCACCGTGCTGCTGAGCTTCTCGGCCGGCGCTGCTGCCGGGTAG
- a CDS encoding lipid-binding SYLF domain-containing protein, which translates to MTIRTNLVTRRGAIAGGTALLGIGASAPALADAKRQALVNDSLRTAQKIIEGKETPDARKHMPQARAVMIMPAFAQAAFIIGGAGGRAVMLARSGRSDWSSPAFYSLGSGSIGLQIGGRVQEIVLIILTDKGLNALMNDKFKFGAEAGLTFAREGAGVAGATTTAVGADIVSFSTAAGLFAGGALEGSYIEPDNDWNALYYGQGASPRAILLDRRYTNPGANALRQYLARV; encoded by the coding sequence ATGACGATCCGCACCAATCTTGTGACGCGCCGCGGCGCGATCGCCGGTGGCACCGCCCTGCTGGGCATCGGCGCCAGCGCCCCGGCGCTGGCCGACGCCAAGCGCCAGGCGCTGGTCAACGATTCGCTGCGCACGGCGCAGAAGATCATCGAGGGCAAGGAAACACCCGATGCGCGCAAGCACATGCCGCAGGCACGTGCTGTGATGATCATGCCGGCCTTCGCGCAGGCCGCCTTCATCATCGGCGGCGCCGGCGGTCGCGCCGTGATGCTGGCGCGCAGCGGCCGCTCCGACTGGTCGTCTCCGGCGTTCTATTCCCTGGGATCGGGCAGCATCGGCCTGCAGATCGGCGGCCGTGTGCAGGAGATCGTGCTGATCATCCTGACCGACAAGGGCCTGAACGCCCTGATGAACGACAAGTTCAAGTTCGGCGCCGAGGCCGGGCTGACCTTCGCCCGCGAAGGCGCTGGCGTCGCCGGCGCCACGACCACGGCGGTCGGCGCCGATATTGTGTCGTTCTCGACCGCCGCGGGCCTGTTCGCCGGTGGCGCGCTGGAAGGCTCGTACATCGAGCCCGACAATGACTGGAACGCGCTGTACTACGGCCAGGGCGCCTCGCCGCGCGCCATCCTGCTGGATCGGCGTTACACAAACCCCGGCGCCAATGCGCTGCGCCAGTATCTGGCCCGGGTCTGA